TGCGCGCTCGGGCTCAACTCAATAGTCCGGTGTGCGCTGCGGTGCTCGAGCCGAGCGGTTGTTGATCCCGTGCCGAACCCGGTGGCACGTATGGCTCAGAGCGGGCTGAAGAGGAAGGCCCTCCGAGCCATGCCGATCCTGGTCTACTCGACCGGGCTGAAGCTCAATGCTGCCAACCCGATGTGTGCGATCTGTCTCTCCGATTTTGAGGCTGGAGAGCATGTCAGGGTCCTCCCCAGGTGCAACCATGGGTTCCATGTCAGGTGCATCGACCGATGGCTCTTGGCGCGGTCGACGTGCCCGACATGCCGGCAGTCCTTGTTTGGATCTCCGCAGAAGGCCTCTGGCTGCTCTGAGTCGAGCTGGGTCGAGCCTGCGCCTGCCCGCTCTGTCCTCGTGCCACTCAGACCTGAAGGTTTGGTCACTCCATATGATTTTTAGTCTCTTCAGTTGCTTCTTTGGTGTTACATGAAGGA
The sequence above is drawn from the Panicum hallii strain FIL2 chromosome 7, PHallii_v3.1, whole genome shotgun sequence genome and encodes:
- the LOC112899250 gene encoding RING-H2 finger protein ATL74-like → MEYPRRTLLHTPFSGHPSGSSHPVDGTAATDGGSPGSNFDANIVMILAVLLCALICALGLNSIVRCALRCSSRAVVDPVPNPVARMAQSGLKRKALRAMPILVYSTGLKLNAANPMCAICLSDFEAGEHVRVLPRCNHGFHVRCIDRWLLARSTCPTCRQSLFGSPQKASGCSESSWVEPAPARSVLVPLRPEGLVTPYDF